The following proteins are co-located in the Trichormus variabilis 0441 genome:
- a CDS encoding calcium-binding protein yields MASVERDENRENRIETEIVVDAEDKEERAMGWYYYLDDTLEFPFMGKWKKKSRKTSTIEEKPVEVLGMAPEDDCLKDMYVEVAYIGGKEDDIYTAKLSDIEAIDVDDDTQEAIADWLYWLARGYKF; encoded by the coding sequence ATGGCTAGTGTAGAACGCGACGAAAACAGAGAGAATCGCATCGAAACAGAGATTGTTGTCGATGCTGAAGATAAAGAAGAAAGAGCGATGGGTTGGTACTACTATCTAGACGATACTTTGGAGTTTCCCTTTATGGGTAAGTGGAAGAAGAAGTCTCGCAAAACCTCGACTATTGAAGAGAAACCTGTTGAGGTATTGGGTATGGCTCCAGAGGATGATTGTTTGAAGGATATGTATGTAGAAGTTGCTTATATCGGCGGTAAGGAAGATGATATATATACCGCCAAGCTTTCGGATATAGAGGCTATTGATGTGGATGATGACACCCAAGAAGCGATCGCCGATTGGTTATATTGGTTAGCTAGGGGATATAAATTTTAG
- a CDS encoding sugar O-acetyltransferase, with product MEKTEKQKMLAGELYLADDPELAAESKRASRLLRMYNATTEEQPEQRRQILQELFAQIGEKITIVPPLHCDYGSNIYVGNGVYMNYGCVILDCNKVEIGDNVLFAPYVQIYTAYHPTEPEIRLSGRELAAPIKIGNNVWIGGGVIICPGVTIGDNTTIGAGSVVVKDIPANVVAVGNPCRIIRNLT from the coding sequence ATGGAAAAAACCGAAAAACAAAAAATGCTTGCAGGTGAATTATACCTAGCAGATGATCCAGAATTAGCAGCCGAGAGTAAACGAGCTAGTCGCCTGTTGCGAATGTATAACGCCACAACCGAGGAACAACCAGAACAACGCAGGCAAATTTTACAAGAATTATTTGCCCAGATAGGCGAAAAAATCACCATAGTACCGCCGCTTCATTGTGATTACGGTAGCAATATCTACGTAGGTAATGGAGTATATATGAACTATGGCTGTGTAATTTTAGATTGCAATAAGGTAGAAATCGGGGATAATGTCTTGTTCGCGCCCTACGTGCAGATTTATACTGCCTACCATCCCACAGAACCGGAAATTCGCCTATCTGGAAGAGAATTAGCTGCCCCAATTAAAATTGGTAATAACGTCTGGATTGGTGGTGGTGTAATTATTTGTCCTGGGGTAACAATTGGGGACAATACAACAATTGGGGCTGGGAGCGTAGTTGTAAAAGATATCCCTGCTAACGTTGTAGCGGTTGGGAATCCTTGTCGGATAATTCGCAATTTAACCTAA